A stretch of DNA from Anopheles nili chromosome 2, idAnoNiliSN_F5_01, whole genome shotgun sequence:
GTAGAACTTCACAAAAGTGAACCCATTTAGGGTTAGGCCTACAGTTTGGCAAAGACGGGCGTTTCCTTGGTCTGTGATGCCATGATGGCATTGAGGAAGTCCTCGCTCTGCAGGTGCAACATGTTTATATCACGCACGTGATCAAGGCCCTCTTGAATGGTGTGGTCGGATGAATAGACAATATTTTTCTTCGTACCCTGAACCGCAATAGGACTCTTGCTGGCAATCTCTTCCGCGAGTTTGATTGCACCGCCAAGAAGTTCGTCGCGGTTGTCGAAGAGACGCGAAACGAGTCCTTGGCCGTACGCCTCATCGCTAGGAATTTTGCGGGCTGTGAAACTAATCTCTCGTACCCAGCTGTGGTTACCGACGACACGCGGGAGCCGTTGCAACGCACCAACGTCTGGAGCCATACCAATGTCAACTTCCTTCAACGAAAACCAAGCATCGCGCGTGCAGTAACGAATATCGGCTGCCGTGATTAGGTTAAGGCCAGCACCGATGCAGGCCGAATGTACAGCTACAATCACCGGTTTGTAGCACCGTTCTACTGAAGTGATACAATCTTGGTAGAGCTTAATGGCGCCCTCGAGCAATCGGCCACGCCGACCCACCTCCTCAATGGCGCCCAACTCTTGGCCTAGCTTCATCATGTCAAACAGATCAATACCGGCGGTGAAATGTTTCGATGAACCTCCGGaaagcaccaccacccggCAGTCGGGATCGTCGTGCAGCTGTTCAAAACAGTCCTTGATTTCAATCCACAGCTGACGATTGAAGGCGTTCATTCGGTCCGGTCGGTTGAACTCCACATGCACCACGAACGGACTAGGTGTTGAAAGCTTGAGAGTTTTGAAGTTGTACTTCCCGGACGAAGCTTCAGGCGTATTGCTTGCCATCGCGCACAGATTACGAGCAACGGGAGCTACCAGAAAGGGTGAaagatttgctttaaaatggTTCCCGGCTTGGAGTCTCTATTTTTCCTGTACCTCCAGAAAATGTCATCTTTTTAAGTGACGAGAAAAGAGCACTAAATGCAAGTCTGCTCATTTTGTCGAATGAGTTGCAGTTTTGTTTCGCGGAACTGGACTTTGTACCACAGTTGCTTCAACCAACGGTAATATTGAGAAGATgctattcttcttcttcacccgaTCGAGATTAAATGAGACCACGGTGCAGATATGAAACCCGGCTGCAATGAAAAAGGTCCCGTTTGTATATATGACATAAAAACACTCACCACAACTAAATTGTACTATTCAGAGGTATTTTTTCAGAGTGATGCAATGTGAAATTTCGGTCTTATTTAGTGAGgtaaaatgtaaatatttcgataccgttttttggttttgcccACTTTAATCGGTCAAGCTTTGACAGAAAACGTAAACATCCTTCTCGTGTGGGGAATGTTTGTTTACTTCATGTTGAATCCCACGTGTTTATAGTAAGAGATGTTTTACTCACAATACCGTTATGAGGCAATGA
This window harbors:
- the LOC128731614 gene encoding delta(3,5)-Delta(2,4)-dienoyl-CoA isomerase, mitochondrial, which gives rise to MSRLAFSALFSSLKKMTFSGAPVARNLCAMASNTPEASSGKYNFKTLKLSTPSPFVVHVEFNRPDRMNAFNRQLWIEIKDCFEQLHDDPDCRVVVLSGGSSKHFTAGIDLFDMMKLGQELGAIEEVGRRGRLLEGAIKLYQDCITSVERCYKPVIVAVHSACIGAGLNLITAADIRYCTRDAWFSLKEVDIGMAPDVGALQRLPRVVGNHSWVREISFTARKIPSDEAYGQGLVSRLFDNRDELLGGAIKLAEEIASKSPIAVQGTKKNIVYSSDHTIQEGLDHVRDINMLHLQSEDFLNAIMASQTKETPVFAKL